One Paucibacter aquatile genomic window, AGCAAGGCGTCGCAGGCGAGCAGGGCGGCGGGCAGATCGTTCTTGCTCAGGGCTTTGTTGATGTCGAGCAGGGCGTGGCGCTTGTCGAGCTGGCTTTTGAGCCGGTCTTCGATGTCCCCGGCGGTGATGGGCTTGAGTAGGTAGGCGTCGGGCATGTGCTCGCTCGCTGACGCCACCGAGTTGTAGTTGCTCTCGGCCGTGATCATGAAGAACAAGGTGTCTTGCGCCAGCAGCCGACCTTCACGCAGGAACTCGAACAGCTGCTGGCCGTCGGTCTTGTGGTTGAGGTTGTAGTCGCACAGGATCAGGCCGTAGTGCTTGGCGCGCACCATGCGCAGTGCGTCTTCGGCCGAGCCTGCGGCATCGATCTTGCCGATGCCCAGCATGCCCAGCTGGCCGCGCAGCGTGGTCTGCTGGGTGGCCATATCGTCCACGACCAGGGCTTCAATCTTGGAGTACGGGGTATCGACGCGCATAAGCTCCCTTGTGCACATGGCAACGCGGTCGCTGGGCTGGTGTCGCTCGGCTTGCGTTGCAAGCCTGAGCGATCAGCGCCCAGTGTTTGATGGCAAGCTTACAGGAGCTCGGCGGCGCTGAGGCGCGGAGTTGAGGTGGGATCTAGGGCCGAAACGCCGCCCAGCAATCACCGGGCGGCGGCGGCCTCAGGCGTAGACGTTGAGCCGGGTGCCCAGCGAGCCCGAGCTGGCCAGGGCCGGCTGGGCCGGCAGTGCGTCCAGCAGTTGCAGGGCGCCCTGCGCTTGCTGGTCGATGGCTTTTTTCAGCACCAGCATCTGCGCGCTCGATTGCACGCTGCCAGGCGCGGCGGAGCCGGCCTTGTGGACCAGGGCGGTGTTGGCGAGTTCCATGCGGGGCTCCTTGGTGCGGCTGCTGCTTCTTCCGCAGTTGTCGGCCGCCCCGGCCTGGAACTTGAGCCCGGATCAGCCGGTGTTGCGCAAACCCGCGGCGATGCCGTTGATCGACAGATGGATGCCGCGCTGGACGCGTTCCATGCTGGGGTCGCTGGCGCGGCTCTCCAGCGGCACCGCGCGGTAGCGGCGCAGCAGCTCGACCTGCAGGTGGTTGAGCGGGTCGATGTAGGGGAAGCGGTGGCTGATCGATCGCGCCAGGGCCGGGTTGCCGGCCAGGCGCTCGCGCTCGCCCGTGATCAGGCTCAGCGCCAGGCTGGTGCGCTCGAACTCGGCCTTGACCGCGGCGCATATCTTCTTGCCCAGGCGCTTGTCTTCGACCAGGTCGACATAGCGCTCGGCAATCGCCAGATCGGTCTTGGCCAGCACCATGTCCAGGTTGGACAGCAGGGTGCGGAAGAAAGGCCATTGCTTGAACATGCGCTTGAGCAAGCCCAGGTTCTTGGCATGCTGCTCGCTCCCCTCGGGGCCGAGGAACTCAAGCACGGCCGAGCCGAAGCCGCACCAGCCGGGCAGGGCGACCCGGCTCTGGCCCCAGCTGAAGCCCCAGGGGATGGCGCGCAGGTCTTCGATGGCCCGGGTGGGCTTGCGCGAGGCTGGGCGCGAGCCGATATTGAGCTCGGCAATCTCGCGGATGGGCGTGGCGGCGAAGAAATACTCGGCAAAGCCGGGCGTGTCGTAGACCAGGCCGCGGTAGGCGCCGAAGCTCAGGTCCGACAGCGCTTGCGCGGCCTCCAGGAAGCTCTTGGGCGCACTCTTGGTCGGGTGCAGCAGGGTGGCTTCCAGCGTGGCGGCCACCAGGGTTTCCAGATTGCGCCGGCCGATCTCGGGGTTGGCGTATTTGGAGGCGATCACCTCGCCCTGCTCGGTCAGGCGGATCTGGCCATTCACCGTGCCCGGTGGCTGGGCCAGGATGGCCTGGTAGCTCGGGCCGCCGCCGCGGCCCACCGTGCCGCCGCGGCCGTGGAACAGGCGCAGGGTGATGCCGCGGGCCTCGGGCAGGGTGG contains:
- a CDS encoding YjfB family protein; this translates as MELANTALVHKAGSAAPGSVQSSAQMLVLKKAIDQQAQGALQLLDALPAQPALASSGSLGTRLNVYA